Proteins encoded together in one Synechococcus sp. A15-62 window:
- a CDS encoding DNA-3-methyladenine glycosylase: MSQVFFCRPAEVVAPDLVGCRLVKRQGDGSLLWGVIVETEAYSQDDPACHGYRRRSPQNETLFGEPGRFYVYVSYGIHHCVNVVTDRGDWANGVLLRAVALPDEPERIAAGPGLLARRFGLDRRDDSRPVTGEHDVWMAPRSDTFASQDLVTTTRIGISQGAATPWRWYLRSSRSVSRRARGDRTPPKPQCWSPSLELSS, translated from the coding sequence CTGTCCCAAGTCTTCTTCTGCCGTCCAGCGGAAGTGGTTGCCCCTGATCTGGTGGGATGCAGGTTGGTGAAGCGCCAAGGCGACGGCAGCCTGCTCTGGGGCGTGATCGTGGAAACAGAGGCCTATTCCCAGGACGATCCCGCCTGTCATGGCTACCGCCGCCGTTCACCGCAAAACGAAACCCTGTTCGGTGAGCCAGGGCGGTTCTATGTCTATGTCAGCTATGGCATCCACCACTGCGTGAACGTCGTCACCGATCGGGGCGACTGGGCCAATGGTGTGTTGCTGCGTGCCGTGGCTCTTCCCGATGAACCGGAGCGGATTGCGGCAGGCCCCGGGCTGCTGGCCCGTCGTTTCGGGCTTGATCGCCGTGATGACAGCCGTCCGGTGACGGGCGAACATGACGTGTGGATGGCCCCAAGGTCAGACACGTTTGCCAGCCAGGATCTTGTGACAACCACGCGGATCGGCATCTCCCAGGGCGCTGCAACTCCATGGCGCTGGTACCTGCGGAGCAGTCGCAGTGTCAGCAGGCGAGCTCGGGGTGATCGCACGCCGCCCAAGCCACAGTGCTGGTCGCCATCGCTGGAGCTGTCG